From Ailuropoda melanoleuca isolate Jingjing chromosome 8, ASM200744v2, whole genome shotgun sequence, a single genomic window includes:
- the DPT gene encoding dermatopontin, with amino-acid sequence MDLTLLWVLLPLVTVAWGQYEDYGYPYQQYHDYSDDGWVNLNRQGFSYQCPHGQVVVAVRSIFNKKEGSDRQWNYACMPTPQNLGEPTECWWEEINRAGMEWYQTCSNNGLVAGFQSRYFESVLDREWQFYCCRYSKRCPYSCWLTTEYPGHYGEEMDMMSYNYDHYMRGATTTFSAVDRDRQWKFIMCRMTDYDCEFANV; translated from the exons ATGGACCTCACTCTGCTCTGGGTGCTGCTGCCACTGGTCACTGTGGCCTGGGGCCAGTACGAAGACTACGGGTACCCGTACCAGCAGTACCACGACTACAGCGATGACGGGTGGGTGAACCTGAACCGGCAGGGCTTTAGCTACCAGTGTCCCCACGGGCAGGTGGTGGTGGCCGTGAGAAGCATATTCAACAAGAAAGAAGGCTCGGACAGACAGTGGAACTATGCCTGCATGCCGACGCCGCAGAACCTCGGGGAGCCCACGGAGTGCTGGTGGGAGGAGATCAACAGAGCTGGAATGGAGTG GTACCAGACGTGCTCCAACAACGGGCTGGTGGCAGGGTTCCAGAGCCGTTACTTCGAGTCCGTGCTGGATCGGGAATGGCAGTTCTATTGCTGTCGCTACAGCAAGAGATGTCCATATTCCTGCTG GCTGACCACAGAATATCCAGGCCACTATGGGGAGGAAATGGACATGATGTCGTACAATTACGACCACTACATGCGAGGAGCAACTACCACTTTCTCTGCAGTGGACAG ggATCGCCAATGGAAGTTCATAATGTGCCGGATGACTGACTATGACTGTGAATTTGCGAATGTTTAG